One Cellulosimicrobium protaetiae genomic region harbors:
- a CDS encoding NYN domain-containing protein: protein MAEGSEGGGAAADVPSSVRALLVEAAADALGALDPALVPVALRRVRAFAPRRRASAGAVPLWRALVDDAGFRHAVAAAWSRERGTVAEAPQERAVPDGDVTSDDVEVFGDGALPAPGEEEDTTPARVHERAAGAFLLRPDGWEATVGRARALDMTLQAESTDRSEAARLRRERDRLAAQVEELRAQARDAVARADAAAAELAGARKNERRLRADADRARAEARAVHETASAERAAAEAALRDVREERRAAGVELARARAEREEARRTRTAAADLATARARLLLDTVVDAAVGLRRELALGPSTTTPADELAASLPDAPARPRPGSRGRAGDDPALLDDLLSVPRTHLVVDGYNVTKTGFGDLTLAEQRDRLLGGLLRVAAAGTEVTVCFDGADAAVHPVHAPRGVRVLFSSGEIADELIRRLVAAEPVGRPVVVVTSDRAVADDVQAMGAACVSAQTLLARLGRR, encoded by the coding sequence ATGGCCGAGGGTTCGGAGGGGGGCGGAGCTGCCGCCGACGTCCCGTCGTCGGTGCGCGCACTGCTCGTCGAGGCGGCGGCGGACGCGCTCGGCGCGCTCGACCCCGCCCTCGTCCCCGTCGCGCTCCGGCGTGTCCGTGCGTTCGCGCCCCGTCGGCGCGCGTCGGCCGGCGCGGTGCCGCTGTGGCGAGCGCTGGTCGACGACGCCGGGTTCCGGCACGCCGTCGCCGCCGCCTGGTCGCGCGAGCGCGGGACCGTGGCGGAGGCACCGCAGGAACGCGCGGTCCCCGACGGCGACGTCACGAGCGACGACGTCGAGGTCTTCGGGGACGGGGCCCTCCCTGCTCCCGGTGAGGAGGAGGACACGACGCCCGCTCGCGTCCACGAGCGCGCCGCAGGTGCGTTCCTGCTCCGTCCGGACGGCTGGGAGGCGACGGTCGGTCGCGCCCGCGCGCTCGACATGACCCTGCAGGCCGAGAGCACGGACCGCAGCGAGGCGGCTCGCCTGCGTCGCGAGCGCGACCGCCTGGCGGCGCAGGTCGAGGAGCTGCGGGCGCAGGCGCGGGACGCCGTCGCGCGCGCGGACGCGGCGGCGGCCGAGCTCGCGGGCGCGCGCAAGAACGAGCGGCGGCTGCGGGCGGACGCCGACCGCGCGCGTGCCGAGGCGCGCGCCGTCCACGAGACGGCGTCCGCCGAGCGTGCCGCGGCCGAGGCGGCCCTCCGCGACGTGCGCGAGGAGCGACGAGCGGCCGGGGTCGAGCTCGCCCGCGCGCGGGCCGAGCGGGAGGAGGCCCGTCGGACCAGGACGGCCGCCGCCGACCTCGCGACGGCACGGGCCCGCCTCCTGCTCGACACGGTGGTCGACGCCGCGGTCGGCCTGCGGCGCGAGCTCGCGCTCGGCCCGTCGACGACGACGCCGGCCGACGAGCTCGCGGCCTCACTGCCGGACGCCCCGGCCCGACCACGGCCGGGTTCCCGGGGACGTGCGGGCGACGACCCGGCCCTGCTCGACGACCTTCTCTCGGTCCCGCGCACCCACCTGGTCGTCGACGGGTACAACGTCACCAAGACCGGGTTCGGCGACCTCACGCTCGCCGAGCAGCGCGACCGGCTCCTCGGCGGTCTGCTGCGGGTTGCGGCGGCCGGGACCGAGGTGACCGTGTGCTTCGACGGTGCCGACGCCGCGGTGCACCCCGTGCACGCACCGCGTGGCGTGCGCGTGCTGTTCTCGTCCGGGGAGATCGCCGACGAGCTCATCCGGCGCCTCGTCGCGGCCGAGCCCGTGGGCAGGCCGGTCGTCGTCGTCACGAGCGACCGCGCCGTGGCCGACGACGTGCAGGCGATGGGCGCGGCGTGCGTCTCCGCGCAGACCCTCCTCGCCCGGCTCGGCCGTCGCTGA
- a CDS encoding AMP-dependent synthetase/ligase, which produces MDEISAPRIVEVDPSKNLNDLLASRVAADPAAPMVERQSGGTWHALSAREFDAEVVAVAKGLVARGVQPGDAVGIMSRTRYEWTLLDWATWAAGAVPVPLYETSSAEQVQWILSDADVRLLVVETEAHAATVGEVRDQAPALTDVLTIDSGAIATLTADGAGVDDAEIARRRGLANLDDVATIIYTSGTTGRPKGAELTHENFYSLTVNAVAAVPEVFGEPGGRTLLFMPLAHVFARFIGVLVVAGGTVLGHTPDTKTLLDDLGTFKPTYILSVPRVFEKVYNSSEQKAAAGGKLKIFHWAAATAIAYSRALDEPSGPGIGLRLQHKVADALVFKKLRHALGGRAKYAVSGGAPLGERLGHFYRGIGVRILEGYGLTESTAPTSVNRPATTKIGTVGTQLPGCAARIGEDGEILLKGDHIFRGYHNNEQATADAFVDGWFRTGDLGSLDDDGFLRITGRKKEIIVTAGGKNVAPAVLEDRIRAHALVSQCVVVGDQKPFIGALVTLDPEGLPGWASMHGKEPMTVEQASKDPDVLAALDAAVTRANKAVSRAESIRKFTVLTTDFTVENGYLTPSLKVKRGEVLKDFAGDVDAIYVDGPATVR; this is translated from the coding sequence ATGGACGAGATCAGCGCCCCACGGATCGTCGAAGTCGATCCCTCGAAGAACCTCAACGACCTCCTCGCGAGCCGCGTCGCGGCCGACCCGGCCGCGCCCATGGTCGAGCGCCAGTCCGGCGGCACGTGGCACGCGCTCAGCGCGCGCGAGTTCGACGCCGAGGTCGTCGCCGTCGCGAAGGGACTCGTCGCGCGCGGGGTCCAGCCGGGCGACGCGGTCGGCATCATGTCGCGCACGCGGTACGAGTGGACGCTGCTCGACTGGGCCACCTGGGCCGCGGGCGCCGTCCCCGTCCCCCTCTACGAGACGTCGAGCGCCGAGCAGGTGCAGTGGATCCTCTCCGACGCGGACGTGCGGCTCCTCGTCGTCGAGACCGAGGCGCACGCGGCGACCGTCGGCGAGGTGCGCGACCAGGCCCCGGCGCTCACCGACGTGCTCACGATCGACTCGGGCGCGATCGCGACCCTCACGGCGGACGGTGCCGGCGTCGACGACGCCGAGATCGCGCGCCGCCGTGGCCTCGCGAACCTCGACGACGTCGCGACGATCATCTACACGTCCGGGACGACCGGGCGCCCCAAGGGCGCGGAGCTCACGCACGAGAACTTCTACTCCCTCACGGTCAACGCCGTGGCCGCGGTGCCGGAGGTGTTCGGCGAGCCCGGCGGGCGCACCCTGCTGTTCATGCCGCTGGCCCACGTCTTCGCGCGGTTCATCGGCGTCCTCGTCGTCGCCGGCGGCACGGTGCTCGGGCACACCCCCGACACCAAGACGCTGCTCGACGACCTCGGGACGTTCAAGCCGACGTACATCCTCTCCGTGCCGCGCGTCTTCGAGAAGGTGTACAACTCCTCGGAGCAGAAGGCCGCCGCGGGCGGCAAGCTGAAGATCTTCCACTGGGCCGCGGCCACCGCGATCGCGTACTCGCGCGCCCTCGACGAGCCGTCGGGCCCCGGCATCGGGCTGCGCCTGCAGCACAAGGTCGCCGACGCGCTCGTGTTCAAGAAGCTCCGTCACGCGCTCGGCGGCCGCGCGAAGTACGCGGTCTCGGGAGGCGCGCCGCTCGGCGAGCGCCTCGGGCACTTCTACCGCGGCATCGGCGTGCGCATCCTCGAGGGCTACGGGCTCACCGAGTCCACTGCACCGACGAGCGTCAACCGGCCCGCGACCACGAAGATCGGCACGGTCGGGACCCAGCTCCCCGGCTGCGCCGCCCGCATCGGCGAGGACGGGGAGATCCTCCTCAAGGGCGACCACATCTTCCGTGGCTACCACAACAACGAGCAGGCCACCGCGGACGCGTTCGTCGACGGCTGGTTCCGCACGGGCGACCTCGGCTCGCTCGACGACGACGGGTTCCTGCGCATCACGGGCCGCAAGAAGGAGATCATCGTGACCGCGGGCGGCAAGAACGTCGCCCCGGCCGTCCTGGAGGACCGCATCCGCGCGCACGCGCTCGTGTCGCAGTGCGTCGTCGTCGGGGACCAGAAGCCGTTCATCGGCGCGCTCGTGACCCTCGACCCCGAGGGCCTGCCCGGCTGGGCGAGCATGCACGGCAAGGAGCCGATGACCGTCGAGCAGGCCTCGAAGGACCCTGACGTCCTCGCGGCGCTCGACGCGGCGGTGACGCGCGCCAACAAGGCCGTCTCGCGGGCCGAGTCCATCCGCAAGTTCACGGTGCTCACCACGGACTTCACGGTGGAGAACGGCTATCTCACGCCATCGCTCAAGGTGAAGCGCGGCGAGGTGCTCAAGGACTTCGCGGGCGACGTCGACGCGATCTACGTCGACGGGCCGGCGACCGTCCGCTGA
- a CDS encoding ROK family glucokinase, with protein MHAIGVDIGGTKIAAGVVDEKGEILAQTRRDTEPDDVASIDRAIADVYAELTAEHEVGAMGLAAAGFVSPDRTSVLFAPNIAWREYPLARNVRELVGDDDVSIVVENDANAAGWAEFQFGVGRDATDMLMLTVGTGLGGAIVVDRELVRGRWGVAAEVGHMRVVPGGHYCGCGHEGCWEQYASGRALVRDGQNALIAQPDRATRLLEICGGDPEKLNGPQITQAAQEGDDLAVELLATLGRWIGEGAASVTALLDPELIVIGGGVGAAGDLLLQPVRRAFADQLSARGHRPEARIELAEHGNEAGIVGAADLARR; from the coding sequence ATGCACGCCATCGGTGTGGACATCGGCGGGACGAAGATCGCGGCGGGTGTCGTCGACGAGAAGGGCGAGATCCTCGCCCAGACCCGTCGGGACACCGAGCCCGACGACGTCGCGAGCATCGACCGTGCCATCGCCGACGTGTACGCCGAGCTGACCGCCGAGCACGAGGTCGGCGCGATGGGCCTCGCGGCCGCCGGCTTCGTCAGCCCCGACCGCACGTCCGTGCTCTTCGCGCCGAACATCGCGTGGCGCGAGTACCCCCTCGCGCGCAACGTGCGCGAGCTCGTCGGGGACGACGACGTGTCGATCGTCGTCGAGAACGACGCGAACGCGGCGGGCTGGGCGGAGTTCCAGTTCGGCGTCGGTCGCGACGCGACCGACATGCTCATGCTGACGGTCGGAACCGGTCTGGGTGGCGCGATCGTCGTCGACCGCGAGCTCGTGCGCGGCAGGTGGGGCGTCGCGGCCGAGGTGGGGCACATGCGCGTCGTCCCGGGCGGGCACTACTGCGGCTGCGGCCACGAGGGCTGCTGGGAGCAGTACGCGTCCGGGCGCGCCCTGGTCCGCGACGGGCAGAACGCGCTCATCGCCCAGCCCGACCGCGCGACCCGCCTCCTGGAGATCTGCGGCGGCGACCCGGAGAAGCTCAACGGTCCGCAGATCACGCAGGCCGCGCAGGAGGGCGACGACCTCGCGGTCGAGCTGCTCGCGACCCTCGGGCGCTGGATCGGCGAGGGCGCGGCCTCCGTGACGGCGCTGCTCGACCCGGAGCTCATCGTCATCGGTGGCGGCGTCGGCGCGGCCGGCGACCTGCTGCTCCAGCCCGTGCGCCGCGCGTTCGCGGACCAGCTCTCCGCGCGGGGGCACCGCCCCGAGGCGCGGATCGAGCTCGCCGAGCACGGCAACGAGGCGGGCATCGTCGGCGCCGCCGACCTCGCCCGTCGCTGA
- a CDS encoding lysophospholipid acyltransferase family protein, translating into MFYWFMKQVMVGPILRVLYRPWTRGVEHVPDEGGAILASNHLAVIDSFILPLVLDRKVQFLGKSDYFTGTGVKGRLTAGFMRGVGTIPVDRAGGKASEAALETGLRVLREGDLFGIYPEGTRSPDGRLYRGKTGVARLALESGAPVVPVAMVGTNIAQPIGKVIPKPMRIGVVVGEPLDFSRYRGMENDRFILRAVADEIQYAIMRLSGQEYVDIYAATAKARLAAGHTGGAEAGGAPGGRPAPDVQVPEPPPEPGATSVD; encoded by the coding sequence TTGTTCTACTGGTTCATGAAGCAGGTGATGGTCGGCCCGATCCTGCGGGTCCTGTACCGTCCCTGGACGCGGGGCGTCGAGCACGTGCCGGACGAGGGCGGCGCGATCCTCGCGAGCAACCACCTCGCCGTGATCGACTCGTTCATCCTGCCGCTCGTCCTCGACCGCAAGGTCCAGTTCCTCGGCAAGTCTGACTACTTCACGGGCACGGGGGTCAAGGGGCGTCTGACGGCCGGTTTCATGCGCGGCGTCGGCACGATCCCCGTCGACCGGGCCGGCGGCAAGGCGAGCGAGGCCGCGCTCGAGACCGGGCTGCGCGTCCTGCGCGAGGGGGACCTCTTCGGCATCTACCCCGAGGGCACGCGCAGCCCGGACGGACGCCTGTACCGGGGCAAGACGGGCGTCGCGCGCCTCGCGCTCGAGTCGGGCGCTCCCGTGGTCCCGGTCGCGATGGTGGGCACGAACATCGCCCAGCCGATCGGCAAGGTCATCCCGAAGCCCATGCGGATCGGGGTCGTCGTCGGCGAGCCGCTCGACTTCTCGCGCTACCGCGGCATGGAGAACGACCGCTTCATCCTGCGCGCCGTCGCCGACGAGATCCAGTACGCGATCATGCGGCTCTCGGGCCAGGAGTACGTCGACATCTACGCCGCGACCGCCAAGGCGCGCCTCGCCGCGGGGCACACCGGGGGCGCGGAGGCGGGCGGGGCCCCCGGCGGCCGCCCGGCCCCCGACGTCCAGGTCCCGGAACCGCCGCCGGAGCCCGGCGCGACGTCAGTAGACTGA
- a CDS encoding pyrophosphate--fructose-6-phosphate 1-phosphotransferase, whose amino-acid sequence MSVRRVALLTAGGFAPCLSSAVGGLIERYTELDPEIEIIAYQYGYHGLLTGTKIVVDDEGRKQAGVLHRFGGSPIGNSRVKLTNAADCVKRGLVQEGQDPLQVAAEQLKADGVDVLHTIGGDDTNTTAADLAAYLHENGYELTVVGLPKTIDNDVIPIRQSLGAWTAAEEAAGFAANVIGEHRSGPRMLIVHEVMGRHCGWLTAASAAEYRKWLDAQEWAPALGLTRERWDVHAVFLPELALDIDAEAERLKAIMEEQGNVNIFLSEGAGMHEIVAQLEAAGEEVQRDPFGHVKLDTVNPGQWFAKQFADKLGAEKVMVQKSGYFSRAAAANAEDLRLIKSMTDLAVECALRGESGVIGHDEENGDRLRAIEFPRIAGGKAFDVTQQWFGELLEGIGQPLVAAAPAAH is encoded by the coding sequence ATGTCGGTTCGTCGCGTCGCCCTCCTCACCGCGGGCGGTTTCGCCCCGTGCCTGTCCTCCGCGGTCGGGGGTCTCATCGAGCGGTACACGGAGCTCGACCCGGAGATCGAGATCATCGCCTACCAGTACGGCTACCACGGCCTGCTGACCGGCACGAAGATCGTCGTGGACGACGAGGGCCGCAAGCAGGCCGGCGTCCTGCACCGCTTCGGCGGCTCGCCGATCGGCAACTCGCGCGTCAAGCTCACCAACGCGGCCGACTGCGTCAAGCGCGGCCTCGTCCAGGAGGGCCAGGACCCGCTGCAGGTCGCGGCGGAGCAGCTCAAGGCGGACGGCGTCGACGTCCTGCACACGATCGGCGGCGACGACACCAACACGACGGCGGCCGACCTCGCCGCGTACCTCCACGAGAACGGCTACGAGCTCACGGTCGTGGGCCTGCCGAAGACGATCGACAACGACGTGATCCCGATCCGTCAGTCGCTCGGCGCCTGGACCGCCGCCGAGGAGGCCGCGGGCTTCGCCGCCAACGTCATCGGCGAGCACCGCTCGGGCCCGCGCATGCTCATCGTGCACGAGGTCATGGGGCGCCACTGCGGCTGGCTCACCGCGGCGTCGGCGGCCGAGTACCGCAAGTGGCTCGACGCGCAGGAGTGGGCTCCTGCCCTCGGCCTGACGCGCGAGCGCTGGGACGTCCACGCGGTCTTCCTGCCGGAGCTCGCGCTCGACATCGACGCCGAGGCCGAGCGCCTCAAGGCGATCATGGAGGAGCAGGGCAACGTGAACATCTTCCTGTCCGAGGGCGCCGGCATGCACGAGATCGTCGCGCAGCTCGAGGCGGCGGGCGAGGAGGTCCAGCGCGACCCGTTCGGCCACGTCAAGCTCGACACCGTGAACCCCGGCCAGTGGTTCGCCAAGCAGTTCGCCGACAAGCTGGGCGCCGAGAAGGTCATGGTGCAGAAGTCCGGCTACTTCTCGCGTGCGGCGGCCGCGAACGCCGAGGACCTGCGCCTCATCAAGTCGATGACCGACCTCGCGGTCGAGTGCGCGCTGCGCGGCGAGTCCGGCGTCATCGGCCACGACGAGGAGAACGGCGACCGCCTGCGCGCGATCGAGTTCCCGCGCATCGCCGGCGGCAAGGCGTTCGACGTCACGCAGCAGTGGTTCGGCGAGCTCCTCGAGGGCATCGGCCAGCCGCTCGTCGCCGCGGCACCCGCCGCGCACTGA
- a CDS encoding class II 3-deoxy-7-phosphoheptulonate synthase produces the protein MTTTSEPGTDAGLDHFRTLVALQQPTWPDEAALDAVRDRLAASAPLVVPAAADTLRSRLAAAGRGEAFLLQGGDCAETFAEANADRIRNKIRTILQMAVILTHGASMPVVKMGRMAGQYAKPRSSDAETRDGVTLPAYRGDMINGHAFTPEARVPDPERLVQAYQISSATWNVVRAFTTGGFADLRQVHEWNRGFMRNPAYARYERTASEIDRAIRFMDACGADFDALRTVEFFVSHEALVLDYERALTRRDTRTGDAYDTSAHFLWIGERTRQLDGAHVDFLSRVANPIGVKLGPTTTPDVALELARRLNPDDVEGRLTFVTRMGAGNVRDALPPLVEAVSRAGVPVTWVTDPMHGNTITSASGYKTRRFDDVLDEVRGFFEVHRAAGTVPGGLHVELTGDDVTEVLGGSEEIDDAGLALRYETLVDPRLNHQQSLEMAFQVAEMLRG, from the coding sequence ATGACCACCACGAGCGAGCCGGGGACGGACGCCGGGCTCGACCACTTCCGCACGCTCGTCGCGCTCCAGCAGCCGACGTGGCCGGACGAGGCGGCGCTCGACGCCGTCCGGGACCGGCTGGCGGCCTCCGCGCCGCTCGTGGTGCCCGCCGCGGCCGACACGCTGCGCTCCCGCCTGGCCGCGGCCGGGCGGGGCGAGGCGTTCCTCCTCCAGGGGGGCGACTGCGCCGAGACGTTCGCCGAGGCGAACGCCGACCGGATCCGCAACAAGATCCGCACCATCCTCCAGATGGCGGTCATCCTCACGCACGGCGCGAGCATGCCCGTCGTGAAGATGGGCCGGATGGCCGGGCAGTACGCGAAGCCGCGCAGCTCCGACGCGGAGACGCGTGACGGCGTGACGCTGCCCGCGTACCGCGGCGACATGATCAACGGCCACGCGTTCACGCCCGAGGCGCGCGTGCCCGACCCGGAGCGCCTCGTCCAGGCGTACCAGATCTCGTCGGCGACGTGGAACGTCGTGCGGGCCTTCACGACCGGTGGGTTCGCGGACCTGCGCCAGGTCCACGAGTGGAACCGCGGCTTCATGCGGAACCCGGCCTACGCGCGCTACGAGCGGACGGCGTCGGAGATCGACCGCGCGATCCGCTTCATGGACGCGTGCGGCGCCGACTTCGACGCGCTGCGCACGGTCGAGTTCTTCGTGAGCCACGAGGCGCTCGTGCTGGACTACGAGCGCGCGCTCACGCGCCGCGACACCCGCACGGGCGACGCGTACGACACGTCGGCCCACTTCCTGTGGATCGGCGAGCGCACGCGCCAGCTCGACGGCGCGCACGTGGACTTCCTGTCGCGCGTCGCCAACCCGATCGGCGTCAAGCTGGGCCCGACCACGACGCCCGACGTCGCGCTCGAGCTCGCGCGCCGGCTCAACCCCGACGACGTCGAGGGTCGCCTCACGTTCGTCACGCGCATGGGCGCGGGGAACGTGCGGGACGCGCTGCCGCCGCTCGTCGAGGCGGTGTCCCGGGCCGGCGTGCCCGTCACGTGGGTCACCGACCCGATGCACGGCAACACCATCACGTCCGCGAGCGGCTACAAGACGCGCCGCTTCGACGACGTGCTCGACGAGGTCCGCGGGTTCTTCGAGGTGCACCGCGCGGCGGGCACCGTCCCGGGCGGGCTGCACGTCGAGCTCACCGGCGACGACGTCACCGAGGTGCTGGGCGGCAGCGAGGAGATCGACGACGCGGGCCTCGCCCTGCGCTACGAGACGCTCGTCGACCCGCGACTCAACCACCAGCAGTCGCTCGAGATGGCGTTCCAGGTCGCGGAGATGCTGCGCGGCTGA
- the pknB gene encoding Stk1 family PASTA domain-containing Ser/Thr kinase produces the protein MATVTTDPLVGRLVDGRYEVVSRIARGGMATVYLAVDRRLEREVALKVMHAHLAEGASGADFVSRFRREARAAARLTHPGLVAVYDQGLDGDTSYLTMEYVAGSNLRRTMLTERTLPLGRTLDVLEDVLEALAAAHRAGLVHRDVKPENVLLDTEGRLKVTDFGLARAVNEVTATTTGTILGTVAYLSPELIATGACDARTDVYAVGILAYEMLLGTVPHTGTTPIQVAFQHVNNDVPPPSDVAPWIPPEVDDLLCALAARDPADRPADAGAALALVRTVRAALDPADLERRVDPPVTADAVGPASEGAEPGPAAEHRTAATAPLAVLSLQDREAAGLTEPLAVGHVVTPTTRPGPPPPPAPAVAVGRRRRGRVLAWSLVVLLVLASAGGGAAWWFSSGPGAYTLVPSGLVEASRTEAAAILDDASLDHTIEERYDDTVPEGAVVASEPGSGESVRKDGSVQLVVSKGVRMLTVPTGLVGATQDEATAALEGADLTVGEPVAQAHDEVPEGQVMAVEDGDGNVIEEGATIRHDVPVVLTVSSGPAPVVVPQVTGSAKDAAVQALEDQGLVAAVTEEYSESVAAGLVIRQDPEQGTDARRTDTVNVVVSLGPPLVEVPDTYGTNVKAAEKALRDAGFEVEVRHPQGISPLNIVYAQDPPGGDGRTAPKGSTIVINVF, from the coding sequence GTGGCCACCGTGACGACCGATCCCCTCGTCGGCCGCCTGGTCGACGGGCGGTACGAGGTCGTCTCGCGCATCGCGCGAGGCGGCATGGCGACGGTGTACCTGGCCGTCGACCGCCGGCTCGAGCGCGAGGTCGCGCTCAAGGTCATGCACGCCCACCTCGCCGAGGGCGCCTCCGGCGCGGACTTCGTCTCGCGCTTCCGCCGTGAGGCGCGCGCGGCGGCCCGCCTCACGCACCCCGGCCTCGTCGCCGTGTACGACCAGGGGCTCGACGGCGACACGAGCTACCTCACGATGGAGTACGTCGCGGGATCGAACCTGCGCCGCACGATGCTGACCGAGCGCACCCTGCCGCTGGGCCGCACGCTCGACGTGCTCGAGGACGTCCTCGAGGCGCTCGCCGCTGCCCACCGCGCGGGCCTCGTGCACCGCGACGTCAAGCCCGAGAACGTCCTCCTCGACACCGAGGGACGGCTCAAGGTCACCGACTTCGGGCTCGCGCGCGCCGTCAACGAGGTCACCGCCACGACGACGGGCACGATCCTCGGGACCGTGGCCTACCTCTCCCCCGAGCTCATCGCGACGGGTGCGTGCGACGCGCGGACCGACGTCTACGCCGTGGGGATCCTCGCCTACGAGATGCTGCTGGGGACCGTCCCGCACACGGGCACGACGCCGATCCAGGTCGCGTTCCAGCACGTCAACAACGACGTACCGCCGCCGTCGGACGTCGCGCCGTGGATCCCGCCGGAGGTCGACGACCTGCTGTGCGCGCTCGCCGCACGCGACCCCGCGGACCGCCCTGCCGACGCCGGAGCCGCCCTCGCGCTCGTCCGCACGGTCCGCGCCGCGCTCGACCCGGCCGACCTCGAACGGCGCGTCGACCCGCCCGTGACCGCGGACGCCGTCGGCCCCGCGTCGGAGGGCGCCGAGCCCGGCCCGGCGGCGGAGCACCGGACCGCGGCGACCGCACCCCTCGCCGTGCTCAGCCTGCAGGACCGTGAGGCCGCCGGCCTCACCGAGCCGCTCGCCGTGGGGCACGTCGTCACCCCGACGACGCGACCCGGCCCCCCGCCGCCTCCCGCTCCTGCCGTCGCCGTCGGCCGCCGACGCCGAGGCCGGGTCCTCGCCTGGTCGCTCGTCGTGCTGCTCGTCCTGGCGAGCGCCGGCGGCGGCGCGGCCTGGTGGTTCTCCTCCGGACCGGGCGCGTACACGCTGGTCCCCAGCGGCCTCGTCGAGGCGTCCCGCACCGAGGCCGCCGCGATCCTCGACGACGCGAGCCTCGACCACACGATCGAGGAGCGCTACGACGACACGGTCCCCGAGGGCGCCGTCGTGGCGAGCGAGCCCGGGTCCGGCGAGTCGGTGCGCAAGGACGGCAGCGTGCAGCTCGTGGTCTCGAAGGGCGTGCGGATGCTCACGGTGCCGACCGGGCTCGTGGGCGCCACGCAGGACGAGGCGACCGCGGCGCTCGAGGGCGCCGACCTGACGGTCGGCGAGCCCGTCGCGCAGGCGCACGACGAGGTACCCGAAGGCCAGGTCATGGCGGTCGAGGACGGCGACGGCAACGTGATCGAGGAGGGCGCCACGATCCGGCACGACGTCCCGGTCGTGCTCACCGTGTCCTCCGGGCCGGCGCCCGTCGTCGTGCCGCAGGTCACCGGGTCCGCGAAGGACGCCGCGGTCCAGGCCCTGGAGGACCAGGGCCTCGTCGCCGCGGTCACCGAGGAGTACTCCGAGTCCGTCGCCGCGGGCCTCGTGATCCGCCAGGACCCCGAGCAGGGCACGGACGCGCGCCGGACCGACACGGTGAACGTCGTCGTGTCGCTCGGCCCGCCGCTCGTCGAGGTGCCTGACACCTACGGCACGAACGTCAAGGCGGCCGAGAAGGCTCTGCGCGACGCCGGGTTCGAGGTCGAGGTCCGGCACCCGCAGGGCATCAGCCCGCTCAACATCGTCTACGCCCAGGACCCGCCGGGCGGCGACGGCCGCACCGCACCCAAGGGCTCGACGATCGTCATCAACGTCTTCTGA
- a CDS encoding Rv2175c family DNA-binding protein, producing the protein MTDRDPSPRPSLDDLVGEWLTLPDVAEALGTDVGKVRRIVQERRVVGVKRGERTTFQIPARFLVPLHLVDPANAGRPDDRGRVGVLSSLQGTIVVLSDAGFGDAEILEWLFTPHDELGEPPFDTLLSGHKARVRRAAQSEL; encoded by the coding sequence GTGACCGATCGCGATCCCAGCCCCCGCCCCTCGCTCGACGACCTGGTCGGGGAGTGGCTGACCCTCCCCGACGTCGCGGAGGCGCTCGGCACCGACGTCGGCAAGGTGCGCCGGATCGTGCAGGAGCGCCGCGTTGTCGGCGTGAAGCGCGGTGAGCGCACGACGTTCCAGATCCCCGCGCGATTCCTCGTGCCGCTGCACCTCGTCGATCCGGCGAACGCCGGACGCCCGGACGACCGGGGCCGGGTCGGCGTCCTGTCGAGCCTGCAGGGCACGATCGTCGTCCTCTCGGACGCCGGGTTCGGCGACGCCGAGATCCTCGAGTGGCTGTTCACCCCGCACGACGAGCTCGGCGAGCCCCCGTTCGACACGCTCCTCAGCGGCCACAAGGCGCGGGTGCGCCGGGCTGCCCAGTCGGAGCTCTGA